A part of Pararoseomonas sp. SCSIO 73927 genomic DNA contains:
- a CDS encoding caspase family protein has product MAMPAAMTRPSVRRRLAGALARRLRGALLLLLLLPGAALAADPPGPAQPRRVALVVGNSAYRSLGALANPANDATLIAGTLRGLGFSLVGGGPQLNLDKAGFDRAVQAFGAALQEADVGLFYYAGHGLQVGGTNWLVPVGANPTGPRDIDFQMVDAELVLKQMQFARTKLNILILDACRNNPFGGRGLRSSGGGLAEMRAPQGTLIAYATQPGNVAQDGAGANSPFSSALATTLVQPGLDVFRLFNQVGLAVKRETAGEQQPWVSSSPIEGEFYFAAAPGAAAPRPAADPDQLFWQSVAESNRPAEYRAYLSQFPQGRYAELARARLAPPEMPQMPGKPEALAALPSFRPGRPAPPSRPPAEAAPSLFMAGVEALNRAGRAGEHGYLSYAREFSPERGPTGRETSVSFRNVFGPTEREALRQLSRALAEGGGGAGSAAFADITEPLALPRAPQGGRPPAAPAEPLPAAAERFVAAANALMAVLDQARPYYENSNFLDDRFARGRAMHPGIITAYRDFLAARLGLTEALRALVPAERETFLNGARPEMRPVQALVQRNLTQGRQLLGFIVAGLDGGRDPRGLDAGRLQAEIDLFERGLNELQARVRDGDGGVSEAAFGTGGAIRIKGYLENAGGFLTVSRYLLRQVRARQAPDSLYFSFRTGYENDVVSRFNNLVGSANLLSGA; this is encoded by the coding sequence ATGGCCATGCCCGCCGCGATGACCCGCCCTTCCGTCCGGCGCCGCCTCGCGGGGGCGCTGGCGCGCCGGCTCCGCGGCGCGCTGCTCCTCCTGCTGCTGCTGCCCGGCGCGGCGCTGGCGGCGGACCCGCCCGGGCCCGCCCAGCCGCGGCGGGTGGCGCTGGTGGTCGGGAACAGTGCCTACCGGAGCCTGGGGGCGCTGGCGAACCCGGCCAACGACGCGACGCTGATCGCCGGCACGCTCAGGGGGCTCGGCTTCTCTCTCGTCGGGGGCGGGCCGCAGCTGAACCTGGACAAGGCCGGGTTCGACCGGGCGGTGCAGGCGTTCGGCGCGGCGCTGCAGGAGGCCGATGTCGGCCTGTTCTACTACGCGGGACACGGGCTGCAGGTCGGCGGCACGAACTGGCTGGTGCCGGTGGGCGCCAACCCCACCGGTCCGCGGGACATCGACTTCCAGATGGTCGATGCCGAGCTGGTGCTGAAGCAGATGCAGTTCGCCCGGACGAAGCTGAACATCCTCATCCTCGATGCCTGCCGCAACAACCCGTTCGGCGGGCGCGGCCTGCGCTCCTCCGGCGGCGGGCTGGCCGAGATGCGGGCGCCGCAGGGCACGCTGATCGCCTACGCCACGCAGCCCGGCAACGTCGCGCAGGACGGGGCGGGGGCCAACAGCCCCTTCTCCTCGGCGCTGGCGACGACCCTGGTGCAGCCCGGGCTGGACGTGTTCCGCCTGTTCAACCAGGTCGGGCTGGCCGTGAAGCGGGAAACGGCGGGGGAGCAGCAGCCCTGGGTCTCCAGCTCCCCGATCGAGGGGGAGTTCTACTTCGCGGCCGCCCCCGGCGCGGCCGCGCCGCGGCCGGCCGCCGACCCGGACCAGCTGTTCTGGCAGTCCGTGGCGGAGAGCAACCGGCCCGCGGAGTACCGCGCCTACCTCTCGCAGTTCCCCCAGGGGCGCTACGCCGAGCTTGCCCGCGCGCGGCTGGCGCCGCCGGAGATGCCGCAGATGCCGGGCAAGCCGGAGGCGCTGGCGGCGCTGCCCTCCTTCCGGCCGGGGCGGCCGGCCCCACCCTCCCGGCCGCCCGCGGAGGCCGCGCCGAGCCTGTTCATGGCGGGGGTGGAGGCGCTGAACAGGGCCGGGCGCGCGGGCGAGCACGGCTACCTCTCCTACGCGCGGGAGTTCAGCCCGGAGCGCGGCCCGACCGGCCGGGAAACCTCGGTGAGCTTCCGCAACGTCTTCGGCCCGACCGAGCGGGAGGCGCTGCGCCAGCTCTCCCGCGCGCTGGCGGAGGGAGGGGGTGGCGCCGGATCCGCCGCCTTCGCCGACATCACCGAGCCCCTGGCGCTTCCCCGCGCGCCGCAAGGTGGCCGGCCCCCGGCCGCGCCCGCCGAGCCCCTGCCCGCCGCCGCCGAGCGCTTCGTGGCAGCCGCGAACGCGCTGATGGCGGTGCTGGACCAGGCGCGCCCCTATTACGAGAACAGCAACTTCCTGGACGACCGCTTCGCGCGCGGCCGCGCCATGCACCCCGGCATCATCACCGCCTACCGGGACTTCCTGGCCGCGCGCCTCGGGCTGACGGAGGCCCTGCGCGCCCTGGTGCCGGCGGAGCGCGAGACCTTCCTGAACGGGGCGCGGCCGGAGATGCGGCCCGTGCAGGCGCTGGTCCAGCGCAACCTGACCCAGGGCCGGCAGCTGCTGGGCTTCATCGTGGCCGGGCTGGACGGGGGCAGGGACCCACGCGGCCTCGACGCGGGCCGGCTGCAGGCGGAGATCGACCTCTTCGAGCGCGGCCTGAACGAGCTGCAGGCCCGCGTGCGCGACGGCGACGGCGGCGTCAGCGAGGCGGCGTTCGGCACGGGCGGCGCGATCCGCATCAAGGGCTACCTGGAGAATGCCGGGGGGTTCCTGACCGTGTCGCGCTACCTGCTCCGGCAGGTCCGCGCCCGGCAGGCGCCCGACTCCCTCTATTTCAGCTTCCGGACGGGGTACGAGAACGACGTCGTGTCCCGCTTCAACAACCTCGTCGGGTCGGCGAACCTTCTCAGCGGGGCTTGA
- a CDS encoding CYTH domain-containing protein has product MATEIERKFLLAGDGWKAGVVETLVLKDGLLARFGEGKVRVRHGGDRAWITVKGPREGISRAEFEYEIPLAEAEEIFLLCGMPHVEKVRHIVPYEGLTWAIDVHQGALSGIEFAEVELDYPEQPIPMPPWAGEEITHDPQYRKATLLNRNAELLRGRS; this is encoded by the coding sequence ATGGCTACCGAAATCGAGCGGAAGTTCCTCCTCGCGGGCGACGGCTGGAAGGCCGGCGTCGTGGAGACGCTCGTCCTGAAGGACGGCCTGCTGGCCCGGTTCGGTGAGGGCAAGGTCCGCGTCCGCCACGGCGGGGACCGCGCCTGGATCACCGTGAAGGGCCCGCGGGAGGGCATCAGCCGGGCCGAGTTCGAGTACGAGATCCCGCTGGCCGAGGCGGAGGAGATCTTCCTCCTCTGCGGCATGCCGCACGTGGAGAAGGTCCGCCACATCGTCCCCTATGAGGGCCTGACCTGGGCGATCGACGTCCACCAGGGCGCCCTCTCCGGCATCGAGTTCGCGGAGGTGGAGCTGGACTACCCCGAGCAGCCCATCCCCATGCCGCCCTGGGCGGGGGAGGAGATCACGCACGACCCCCAGTACCGCAAGGCCACCCTGCTCAACCGCAACGCCGAGCTGCTGCGCGGCCGGTCCTGA
- the hrcA gene encoding heat-inducible transcriptional repressor HrcA, whose translation MGAQPNSRPGPGPIRASAALPGAGPLLPGLDNRSASILRQVVELYVETGEPVGSRTLSRRLPTALSPATIRNAMADLEEAGLLYAPHTSAGRLPTERGLRLFVDGLLEFGDLTEEEREAIAARCAASGRSMQDTLAEAGQMLSGLAGAAGLVVAPNAESGLRHIEFVALGPGRALVVLVGERGQVENRIIEVPAGLPAGALAQAGNYLNTRLNGRTLEDTRAVVEAEITANRTALDALTNQVVQSGLATWAGGGGGSLILRGQSRLLQNLDQAARVAEIQSLFDRLEAQETMLRLLELAQRGQGVQIFIGAESGVFDTAGLSMVVAPFRNGQERIVGAIGVIGPTRINYGRVIPVVDYTAQVIGRMLG comes from the coding sequence ATGGGCGCCCAGCCCAACAGCCGCCCCGGGCCCGGACCGATCCGGGCCAGCGCCGCCCTGCCGGGCGCCGGTCCCCTGCTGCCGGGGCTGGACAACCGCAGCGCCTCCATCCTGCGCCAGGTGGTGGAGCTCTACGTCGAGACGGGGGAGCCGGTGGGCAGCCGCACCCTGTCGCGCCGGCTTCCCACTGCGCTTTCCCCGGCCACCATCCGCAACGCCATGGCGGACCTGGAGGAGGCGGGGCTGCTCTACGCGCCGCACACCTCCGCCGGGCGGCTGCCGACGGAGCGCGGGCTGCGGCTGTTCGTGGACGGGCTGCTGGAGTTCGGTGACCTGACCGAGGAGGAGCGGGAGGCGATCGCGGCGCGCTGCGCCGCCTCCGGCCGGTCCATGCAGGACACGCTGGCGGAGGCGGGGCAGATGCTGTCCGGCCTCGCCGGCGCGGCGGGGCTGGTGGTAGCGCCGAACGCGGAATCGGGCCTGCGCCACATCGAGTTCGTGGCCCTCGGCCCCGGCCGCGCCCTGGTGGTGCTGGTGGGCGAGCGCGGGCAGGTGGAGAACCGCATCATCGAGGTGCCCGCGGGCCTGCCGGCCGGCGCGCTGGCGCAGGCCGGGAACTACCTTAACACCCGGCTGAACGGGCGCACGCTGGAGGACACGCGGGCGGTGGTGGAGGCCGAGATCACGGCCAACCGCACGGCGCTGGACGCGCTGACGAACCAGGTGGTGCAGTCCGGCCTTGCCACCTGGGCGGGGGGTGGTGGCGGATCGCTGATCCTGCGCGGCCAGTCCCGCCTGCTGCAGAACCTGGACCAAGCGGCGCGGGTGGCGGAGATCCAGTCCCTGTTCGACCGGCTGGAGGCGCAGGAGACGATGCTGCGCCTGCTGGAGCTGGCCCAGCGCGGCCAGGGCGTGCAGATCTTCATCGGCGCCGAGAGCGGGGTCTTCGACACCGCCGGGCTCTCCATGGTGGTGGCGCCCTTCCGCAACGGGCAGGAGCGGATCGTGGGCGCGATCGGGGTGATCGGGCCGACGCGGATCAACTACGGGCGGGTGATCCCGGTGGTGGACTACACCGCCCAGGTGATCGGGCGGATGCTGGGGTAG
- the rph gene encoding ribonuclease PH, translating to MPTDPLGASPLGASPLGAPRGLRPSGRTPDQLRDLKLEPGFARHAEGSCLIRMGVTEVLCTASVEGRVPPFMRGKGEGWVTAEYGMLPRATHKRGDREAARGKQSGRTQEIQRLIGRSLRAVTDRAAMGEMTITLDCDVLTADGGTRCAAITGAWVALHLAFQHLMRNNIIARNPLVDQVAAVSCGIHGGVPVLDLDYAEDSAAHTDGNFVLTGRGGIVEVQATAEGAPFTDTELTSLIALARQGTDTLFAAQREAVGA from the coding sequence ATGCCCACCGACCCTCTCGGCGCGTCCCCCCTCGGCGCTTCCCCCCTCGGCGCTCCCCGCGGACTCCGCCCCTCCGGCCGCACCCCCGACCAGCTGCGGGACCTGAAGCTCGAGCCCGGCTTCGCCCGCCACGCGGAGGGCTCCTGCCTCATCCGCATGGGCGTCACCGAAGTCCTCTGCACAGCCAGCGTGGAGGGGCGCGTCCCCCCCTTCATGCGCGGCAAGGGCGAGGGCTGGGTCACGGCCGAGTACGGCATGCTCCCCCGCGCCACCCACAAGCGCGGCGACCGCGAGGCGGCGCGCGGCAAGCAGTCCGGCCGCACGCAGGAGATCCAGCGCCTGATCGGCCGTTCCCTCCGCGCTGTGACGGACCGCGCGGCCATGGGCGAGATGACGATCACCCTGGACTGCGACGTGCTGACCGCCGATGGCGGCACCCGCTGCGCCGCCATCACCGGCGCCTGGGTGGCCCTGCACCTCGCCTTCCAGCACCTGATGCGGAACAACATCATCGCCCGCAACCCGCTGGTGGACCAGGTGGCCGCCGTCTCATGCGGCATCCACGGCGGCGTCCCCGTGCTGGACCTGGACTACGCCGAGGACAGCGCCGCCCACACGGACGGCAACTTCGTCCTCACCGGCCGCGGCGGCATCGTGGAGGTGCAGGCCACGGCGGAGGGCGCGCCCTTCACCGACACGGAGCTGACCTCCCTCATCGCCCTCGCCCGCCAGGGCACGGACACCCTCTTCGCCGCCCAGCGCGAGGCCGTCGGCGCATGA
- the rdgB gene encoding RdgB/HAM1 family non-canonical purine NTP pyrophosphatase yields MTRPLTEKRLVLATHNAGKAREVAALLADHAIEVVTAGSLGLPVPEETENTFIGNATIKAMAAARASGIVALADDSGFSVAALDGAPGVYTADWAEQPDGTRDYAAAMAKVERLARHSPDRKAWFSCALVLAWPDGHVESFLGEAHGEWVWPPRGEKGFGYDPMFVPDGDTQTFAEMDPALKHAISHRAAAFRLLSEALLPPR; encoded by the coding sequence ATGACCCGCCCGCTGACGGAGAAGCGCCTCGTCCTCGCCACCCACAACGCCGGCAAGGCGCGGGAGGTGGCCGCACTGCTGGCCGACCACGCGATCGAGGTGGTCACCGCCGGCAGCCTCGGCCTGCCCGTGCCGGAGGAGACGGAGAACACCTTCATCGGCAACGCCACGATCAAGGCCATGGCCGCCGCCCGCGCCAGCGGGATTGTCGCCCTCGCCGACGATTCCGGCTTCTCCGTCGCCGCCCTGGACGGCGCACCCGGCGTCTACACGGCGGACTGGGCGGAGCAGCCGGACGGCACGCGCGACTACGCGGCGGCCATGGCGAAGGTGGAGCGCCTCGCCCGCCACTCCCCGGACCGCAAGGCCTGGTTCTCCTGCGCCCTCGTCCTCGCCTGGCCGGACGGCCACGTGGAATCCTTCCTCGGCGAGGCCCATGGCGAATGGGTCTGGCCCCCGCGCGGGGAGAAGGGCTTCGGCTACGACCCCATGTTCGTCCCGGACGGCGACACGCAAACCTTCGCGGAGATGGACCCGGCCCTTAAGCACGCCATCAGCCACCGCGCCGCCGCCTTCCGCCTCCTCTCGGAAGCCCTCCTGCCGCCGCGCTGA
- the hydA gene encoding dihydropyrimidinase — protein MYDLAIRGGTAVLGDAVVRCDIGVSGGRIAAIAERIDEARQVIRAEGLLVMPGGVDTHCHIEEPLPEGGFQEESWESASRSAFAGGTTSVVCHTTQEKGGTLLERHRSNRERAAAGAMVDYGFHQIVADPSEAALAEIPALAADGIGSLKAFLTYDNVHLDDAAFLRVLQAAKRNGLMVHVHCENYDAINLAVSTLLANGCTAPKFHALSRPPVVEREATARAIALAELVGQPIHVFHVSCAEVAEEIARAQARGVAVKGETCPQYVVLTADDMDRPGSDGSGFEGAKFMCSPPPRTVADHAGVWAMIRRGVLDMITSDHCAFSFEGVRGKAKHGRDAAFDVIPNGVPGLAARLPLVFSEGVSKGRIDLPTFVKLVAENPARIAGLYPRKGVIAVGSDADLVLWDAERPVTITNALMQHAVDYTPYEGMEVVGWPAATIRRGEVVMQDDAVIARPGTGQWLPRGPGVR, from the coding sequence ATGTACGATCTGGCGATTCGCGGCGGCACGGCCGTGCTGGGCGATGCGGTGGTTCGCTGCGACATCGGCGTTTCCGGCGGCCGCATCGCCGCCATCGCGGAGCGGATCGACGAGGCGCGGCAGGTGATCCGGGCGGAGGGGCTGCTGGTGATGCCCGGTGGCGTGGATACGCACTGCCACATCGAGGAACCGCTGCCGGAGGGCGGGTTCCAGGAGGAGAGCTGGGAGAGCGCGTCCCGCTCCGCCTTCGCGGGCGGCACCACCAGCGTGGTGTGCCACACCACGCAGGAGAAGGGCGGGACGCTGCTGGAGCGGCACCGGTCCAACCGGGAGCGCGCGGCGGCGGGGGCGATGGTGGATTACGGCTTCCACCAGATCGTGGCGGATCCTTCGGAGGCGGCGCTGGCGGAGATCCCGGCGCTGGCGGCCGACGGGATCGGGAGCTTGAAGGCCTTCCTAACCTACGACAACGTGCACCTGGACGACGCGGCCTTCCTGCGGGTGCTGCAGGCGGCGAAGCGCAACGGGCTGATGGTGCACGTCCACTGCGAGAACTACGACGCCATCAACCTTGCCGTCTCCACGCTGCTGGCGAATGGGTGCACGGCGCCGAAGTTCCACGCGCTCTCCCGCCCGCCGGTGGTGGAGCGGGAGGCGACGGCGCGCGCGATCGCGCTGGCGGAGCTGGTGGGGCAGCCGATCCACGTCTTCCACGTCTCCTGCGCGGAGGTGGCGGAGGAGATCGCGCGCGCCCAGGCGCGCGGCGTGGCGGTGAAGGGTGAAACCTGCCCGCAATACGTGGTGCTGACGGCGGACGACATGGACCGGCCCGGTTCTGATGGATCGGGCTTCGAGGGCGCGAAGTTCATGTGCAGCCCGCCGCCGCGCACGGTGGCCGACCATGCGGGCGTGTGGGCGATGATCCGGCGCGGGGTGCTGGACATGATCACCTCGGACCACTGCGCCTTCTCCTTCGAGGGAGTGCGGGGGAAGGCGAAGCACGGGCGCGATGCCGCCTTCGACGTGATCCCGAACGGCGTGCCCGGGCTGGCGGCGCGGCTGCCTCTCGTGTTCTCCGAGGGGGTGTCGAAGGGGCGCATCGACCTGCCGACCTTCGTGAAGCTGGTGGCGGAGAACCCGGCGCGCATCGCGGGGCTGTACCCCCGGAAGGGCGTGATCGCGGTGGGCAGCGACGCGGACCTGGTGCTGTGGGACGCGGAGCGGCCGGTGACGATCACCAACGCGCTGATGCAGCACGCGGTGGACTACACGCCCTATGAGGGGATGGAGGTGGTGGGATGGCCCGCCGCCACCATCCGGCGCGGCGAGGTGGTGATGCAGGACGACGCGGTGATCGCGCGCCCCGGCACTGGGCAGTGGCTGCCGCGGGGGCCGGGGGTGCGGTAG
- a CDS encoding metallophosphoesterase, with translation MRSWFTADTHFGHGSLRALMRRPFESTAAMDAALAAAWNAAVAPEDEVWHLGDFAVGHRDPAGLLASLHGTKHLVWGNNDPPAVRALPGWASAGAMAEIEREGRALVLCHYALRHWNGQRKGAWNLHGHSHGTLKPLPRQFDVGVDPRGYRPVRLDELRPRRAVAP, from the coding sequence ATGCGAAGCTGGTTCACGGCCGACACCCATTTCGGCCACGGTTCCCTGCGGGCCCTGATGCGCCGCCCTTTCGAGAGCACCGCCGCGATGGACGCCGCCCTGGCCGCTGCCTGGAACGCTGCCGTGGCGCCGGAGGACGAGGTGTGGCATCTCGGGGACTTCGCGGTGGGGCACCGGGACCCGGCCGGGTTGCTCGCCTCGCTTCACGGCACGAAGCACCTGGTCTGGGGCAACAACGACCCGCCGGCCGTCCGCGCCCTGCCCGGCTGGGCCAGCGCGGGCGCCATGGCGGAGATCGAGCGGGAGGGGCGGGCGCTCGTGCTCTGCCACTACGCACTGCGGCACTGGAACGGACAGCGGAAGGGGGCCTGGAACCTGCACGGCCATTCCCACGGCACCCTCAAGCCCCTGCCCCGGCAGTTCGACGTGGGGGTGGACCCGCGCGGCTACCGCCCCGTGCGGCTGGACGAGTTGCGGCCGCGCCGCGCGGTAGCACCTTGA
- a CDS encoding ABC transporter transmembrane domain-containing protein, translated as MSRLPALRIVLPLLRAHPGRVAGAILAMAVAAGLLLLLGQGLRHMVDEGFQTEESLNRQALLLFGLVVLLAVSTATRFYLVSWLGERVGASLRRRVYSHALDLPPSFYERQRTGDVLTLLTTDTEILRGLVGAAVSQWLRALVTALGALAMLFVTSPRLTLIVVAVTPLIVMPLVLFGRRERRLSRIAQERVADLGAQAEETLNAMATVQAHNHEAADRARFTHLAEESVGASLARIRVRAGFMLCLILLGFGAITLALWVGGHSVLSGRLTGGELSAFVFYAVLLASSATSLSELWNEVQRAAGAAERLGEFLGVLPEIAPPARPALLPAPAQGRPVGRLAFEKVRLLYPSRPDRAALDGASLLVEPGETVAVVGPSGAGKSTLFQLALRFRDPDAGRVTLDGVDLRAADPAAIRARIALVPQDPVIFGTDVTENIRYGRPDATEAEIRAAARAADAEGFVDALPQGYATFLGEKGVRLSGGQRQRIAIARAVLRDPPLLLLDEATSALDAESEAAVQAALARLSRGRAVLVIAHRLATVRRADRILVMENGRFVAEGTHDALVQEGGLYARLARLQFAGM; from the coding sequence ATGAGCCGCCTCCCCGCGCTCCGGATCGTGCTGCCCCTGCTGCGCGCCCATCCCGGCCGCGTGGCGGGCGCCATCCTCGCCATGGCGGTCGCCGCGGGGCTGCTGCTGCTGCTCGGCCAGGGGCTGCGCCACATGGTGGACGAGGGCTTCCAGACCGAGGAATCCCTGAACCGCCAGGCGCTGCTCCTCTTCGGCCTCGTCGTGCTGCTCGCGGTCAGCACCGCCACGCGCTTCTACCTCGTCTCCTGGCTCGGGGAGCGGGTGGGGGCTTCGCTCCGGCGCCGCGTCTACTCCCACGCGCTGGACCTGCCGCCGAGCTTCTACGAGAGGCAGCGCACGGGCGACGTGCTCACCCTCCTCACCACGGACACGGAGATCCTGCGCGGGCTCGTCGGCGCCGCCGTGTCGCAGTGGCTGCGCGCGCTCGTCACCGCCCTCGGCGCGCTGGCCATGCTGTTCGTCACCAGCCCGCGCCTCACCCTTATCGTCGTCGCCGTCACCCCCCTCATCGTCATGCCCCTCGTCCTCTTCGGGCGGCGGGAGAGACGCCTCAGCCGCATCGCGCAGGAGCGCGTGGCCGACCTCGGCGCCCAGGCGGAGGAGACGCTGAACGCGATGGCCACCGTCCAGGCCCACAACCACGAGGCCGCGGACCGCGCCCGCTTCACGCATCTGGCGGAGGAGAGCGTCGGCGCCTCCCTCGCCCGCATCCGCGTGCGCGCGGGCTTCATGCTCTGCCTCATCCTGCTGGGCTTCGGCGCCATCACCCTCGCGCTGTGGGTCGGCGGCCACTCCGTCCTCTCCGGCCGGCTGACGGGCGGGGAGCTCTCGGCCTTCGTCTTTTACGCCGTGCTCCTCGCCAGCTCCGCCACCTCCCTCTCGGAGCTGTGGAACGAGGTGCAGCGCGCGGCGGGCGCCGCGGAACGGCTGGGCGAGTTCCTCGGCGTCCTGCCGGAAATCGCCCCGCCCGCACGCCCCGCGCTCCTCCCCGCCCCCGCGCAAGGCCGCCCCGTCGGCCGCCTCGCTTTCGAGAAGGTCCGCCTTCTCTATCCCAGCCGCCCGGACCGCGCGGCGCTGGACGGCGCCTCCCTCCTTGTGGAACCCGGCGAGACGGTGGCGGTGGTCGGCCCCTCCGGCGCGGGGAAATCCACCCTCTTCCAGCTCGCGCTGCGCTTCCGCGACCCCGATGCCGGCCGGGTGACGCTGGACGGCGTGGACCTGCGCGCGGCCGACCCCGCCGCCATCCGCGCCCGCATCGCCCTCGTCCCCCAGGACCCCGTGATCTTCGGCACGGACGTGACGGAGAACATCCGCTACGGCCGCCCCGACGCCACGGAGGCCGAGATCCGCGCCGCTGCCCGCGCCGCCGACGCGGAAGGCTTCGTGGACGCCCTGCCCCAGGGCTACGCCACCTTCCTCGGCGAGAAGGGCGTGCGCCTCTCCGGCGGGCAGCGGCAGCGCATCGCCATCGCCCGCGCCGTGCTGCGCGACCCGCCCCTGCTGCTGCTGGACGAGGCGACGAGCGCGCTGGACGCGGAGAGCGAGGCCGCGGTGCAGGCCGCGCTCGCCCGCCTCTCCCGCGGCCGCGCCGTGCTCGTCATCGCCCACCGCCTGGCCACCGTGCGCCGCGCGGACCGCATCCTGGTGATGGAGAACGGGCGCTTCGTGGCGGAGGGCACGCACGACGCGCTGGTGCAGGAGGGTGGGCTCTACGCGCGGCTGGCGCGGCTGCAGTTCGCGGGAATGTAG
- a CDS encoding alpha/beta hydrolase, giving the protein MDENPASRRGVMGMGAAAIGLGLLPAAAAQAQQAPAPASAGQAAYAPRFVTSPDGVRLATYEFGNPQGPAILFLHGFAQAALSWDRQLRDPALAREFRMVAIDLRGHGMSAKPEGDAFYKPGQVWADDVRSVIAGLGLQRPVLVGWSYAGRVVGDYLNAHGAAAVAGINYVDASSSLSDPAFFGPDAGLLGPSAMLAPGIDGFIDGTVRFLRACFATQPEPADFQTMLAFNMLAPHYVRAGLAGRPANYDEALKALRLPVLVSHGEKDRILTPAMARFTAGAVPGARLSLYADSGHAPFWEEPARFNRELADFVRMAQATR; this is encoded by the coding sequence ATGGACGAGAACCCGGCGAGCCGGCGCGGCGTGATGGGGATGGGGGCGGCCGCGATCGGACTGGGTCTCCTTCCCGCCGCCGCGGCCCAGGCGCAGCAGGCGCCCGCGCCCGCATCGGCGGGGCAGGCGGCCTACGCCCCGCGCTTCGTGACCTCGCCCGACGGCGTGCGCCTGGCGACCTACGAGTTCGGCAACCCGCAGGGGCCCGCGATCCTCTTCCTGCACGGCTTCGCGCAGGCCGCCCTGTCCTGGGACCGGCAGCTGCGCGATCCCGCGCTCGCGCGCGAGTTCCGCATGGTCGCGATCGACCTGCGGGGCCACGGGATGAGCGCCAAGCCCGAGGGGGACGCCTTCTACAAGCCGGGGCAGGTGTGGGCGGACGACGTGCGGAGCGTCATCGCCGGGCTGGGGCTGCAGCGGCCTGTCCTCGTCGGGTGGTCCTATGCCGGGCGGGTGGTCGGCGACTACCTCAACGCCCACGGCGCCGCCGCGGTGGCGGGGATCAACTACGTCGATGCCAGCAGCTCGCTCAGCGATCCGGCCTTCTTCGGGCCGGATGCCGGGCTGCTCGGGCCTTCCGCCATGCTGGCACCGGGGATCGACGGCTTCATCGATGGCACGGTCCGCTTCCTGCGCGCCTGCTTCGCCACCCAGCCCGAGCCGGCGGATTTTCAGACGATGCTGGCCTTCAACATGCTGGCGCCGCACTACGTGCGCGCGGGCCTCGCGGGGCGTCCGGCGAACTACGACGAGGCCCTGAAGGCGCTGCGCCTGCCCGTGCTGGTCAGCCATGGCGAGAAGGACCGGATCCTCACCCCGGCGATGGCCCGTTTCACGGCCGGCGCGGTGCCGGGCGCGCGGCTCTCGCTCTACGCCGACAGCGGCCACGCGCCGTTCTGGGAGGAGCCCGCGCGCTTCAACCGCGAGCTGGCCGATTTCGTGCGGATGGCCCAGGCGACGCGGTAG